Proteins from a single region of Halorubrum sp. 2020YC2:
- a CDS encoding GNAT family N-acetyltransferase has translation MSDRGYPDAVADEFPPPPTAFTDREDREIEIRPYEGNDEAHEALVEMYDDFDPADRAQGIPPGGEKRIREWLDAILPGDCYNVIAWCGDEAAGHATLVPDGDAYELAIFVHQDYQRAGIGTHLIRGLLGHGQANGVGKVWLTVERWNRAAVSLYKKIGFETSDAESFELEMGLRLRAEDEAGEGSAAADAADGDE, from the coding sequence ATGAGCGACCGAGGGTACCCGGACGCGGTCGCGGACGAGTTCCCGCCGCCGCCGACCGCGTTCACCGACCGCGAGGACCGCGAGATCGAGATCCGGCCGTACGAGGGGAACGACGAGGCCCACGAGGCGCTCGTCGAGATGTACGACGACTTCGACCCGGCGGACCGCGCGCAGGGGATCCCGCCGGGCGGCGAGAAGCGCATCCGAGAGTGGTTGGACGCGATCCTCCCCGGCGACTGCTACAACGTGATCGCCTGGTGCGGCGACGAGGCGGCCGGCCACGCGACGCTCGTCCCCGACGGCGACGCCTACGAACTGGCGATCTTCGTCCACCAGGACTACCAGCGCGCCGGGATCGGCACGCACCTCATTCGGGGGCTGCTCGGCCACGGACAGGCGAACGGCGTCGGGAAGGTGTGGCTCACCGTCGAGCGGTGGAACCGCGCCGCGGTCTCGCTGTACAAGAAGATCGGCTTCGAGACCTCCGACGCCGAGAGCTTCGAACTGGAGATGGGACTGCGGCTCCGCGCGGAGGACGAGGCGGGGGAGGGCTCTGCCGCGGCCGACGCGGCCGACGGCGACGAGTAG
- a CDS encoding ornithine cyclodeaminase family protein, translated as MTETLFLSSSDVDDLAAPADYVAAVRDAYRQVGEGAPAEPRTKLLNRDPPGMFTTYAAVLPETGAMGGYAYSAGFGAEDAWFMTPLFDAESGAPLALLDGASMNPFKTGAAGAVAVDALARDDATELAVIGSGAQARGQVAATATVREFDAVRVFSPTPESRELFAAGFDERLAADVDAVESASDALADADVVITATTASDPVIDDADVEPGTHVTAMGQYDPEKNELPPELVARATYVPDLRARATQDAGSYLAAVEAGLIAEGEGIAADLGAVVAGDHSGRTSDDEVTVFDSGGTAVETVAAAHMLYERASEKGRGQTIDFAPASEALTGE; from the coding sequence ATGACGGAGACCCTGTTCCTTTCGAGTTCCGACGTCGACGACCTCGCGGCGCCGGCCGACTACGTCGCCGCCGTGCGCGACGCCTACCGACAGGTCGGCGAGGGCGCGCCCGCGGAGCCGCGGACGAAGCTGCTCAACCGCGACCCGCCGGGGATGTTCACCACCTACGCCGCCGTCCTCCCGGAGACGGGCGCGATGGGCGGGTACGCCTACTCCGCCGGCTTCGGCGCGGAGGACGCCTGGTTCATGACGCCCCTGTTCGACGCCGAGTCGGGCGCGCCGCTCGCGCTGCTCGACGGCGCGTCGATGAACCCGTTCAAGACGGGCGCCGCGGGCGCGGTCGCGGTGGACGCGCTCGCCCGCGACGACGCGACCGAACTCGCCGTGATCGGCAGCGGCGCGCAGGCGCGCGGGCAGGTCGCGGCGACCGCCACGGTCCGCGAGTTCGACGCGGTCCGCGTCTTCTCGCCCACTCCGGAAAGTCGAGAGTTGTTCGCCGCCGGCTTCGACGAGCGCCTCGCGGCCGACGTCGACGCGGTCGAGAGCGCGAGCGACGCGCTGGCGGACGCCGACGTCGTGATCACCGCGACGACCGCGAGCGACCCCGTCATCGACGACGCCGACGTGGAGCCGGGGACGCACGTCACGGCGATGGGGCAGTACGACCCCGAGAAGAACGAACTCCCGCCGGAACTCGTCGCGCGGGCGACGTACGTCCCCGACCTCCGGGCGCGCGCGACGCAGGACGCCGGCTCGTACCTCGCCGCGGTCGAGGCCGGCCTGATCGCGGAGGGCGAGGGCATCGCGGCCGACCTCGGCGCGGTCGTCGCGGGCGATCACTCCGGTCGGACGAGCGACGACGAGGTGACCGTCTTCGACTCGGGCGGAACCGCGGTCGAGACGGTCGCGGCCGCGCACATGCTGTACGAGCGCGCGAGCGAGAAGGGGCGGGGGCAGACCATCGACTTCGCGCCCGCGAGCGAGGCGCTGACCGGCGAGTAG
- the glyA gene encoding serine hydroxymethyltransferase: MDHEYVREVDPAVADALAGERDRQEQTLAMIASENHVSEAVLEAQGSVLTNKYAEGYPGSRYYAGCEYADEVEELAIERAKELWGADHVNVQPHSGTQANQAVYYSVLEPGDKILSLELNHGGHLSHGHPANFTGQLYDVEQYEVDPETGYIDYEGLRDTAESFDPDIIVSGYSAYPRTVDWEEIQAAADAVDAYHLADIAHITGLVAAGVHPSPVGVADFVTGSTHKTIRAGRGGIVMCDEEFADDVDSAVFPGGQGGPLMHNVAGKAVGFKEALEPEFKEYARQVVDNAEVLAETLQEHGLSLVSGGTDNHLVLADLRDSHPDLSGGDAEDALAAANIVLNGNTVPGETRSPFDPSGIRAGTAGLTTRGFDAEAIEEVGELIYRVVDDVDSDDVIYEVGERVVELCEAHPLYE; this comes from the coding sequence ATGGACCACGAGTACGTCCGGGAGGTCGACCCGGCGGTCGCAGACGCGCTGGCGGGCGAGCGCGACAGACAGGAGCAGACGCTCGCGATGATCGCGAGCGAGAACCACGTGAGCGAGGCGGTGTTGGAGGCGCAGGGGAGCGTCCTCACCAACAAGTACGCCGAGGGCTACCCCGGGTCGCGCTACTACGCCGGCTGCGAGTACGCCGACGAGGTCGAGGAGCTGGCGATCGAACGCGCGAAGGAGCTGTGGGGCGCCGACCACGTCAACGTCCAGCCGCACTCCGGCACGCAGGCGAACCAGGCCGTCTACTACTCGGTGCTCGAACCGGGCGACAAGATCCTCTCCTTGGAGCTGAACCACGGCGGCCACCTCTCGCACGGCCACCCGGCGAACTTCACGGGACAGCTGTACGACGTCGAGCAGTACGAGGTCGACCCCGAGACGGGGTACATCGACTACGAGGGGTTACGCGACACGGCCGAGTCGTTCGATCCGGACATCATCGTCTCGGGCTACTCGGCGTACCCCCGTACCGTCGACTGGGAGGAGATCCAGGCGGCGGCCGACGCGGTCGACGCCTACCACCTCGCGGACATCGCCCACATTACCGGGCTGGTCGCCGCCGGCGTCCACCCCTCGCCGGTCGGCGTGGCGGACTTCGTCACCGGCTCGACCCACAAGACGATCCGCGCCGGCCGCGGCGGGATCGTGATGTGCGACGAGGAGTTCGCGGACGACGTCGACTCGGCCGTCTTCCCCGGCGGGCAGGGCGGCCCGCTGATGCACAACGTCGCCGGCAAGGCGGTCGGCTTCAAGGAGGCCTTAGAGCCCGAGTTCAAGGAGTACGCCCGACAGGTCGTCGACAACGCCGAGGTGCTCGCCGAGACGCTTCAGGAACACGGCCTCTCCCTGGTCTCCGGCGGCACCGACAACCACCTCGTGTTGGCCGACCTGCGCGACTCGCACCCGGACCTCTCGGGCGGCGACGCGGAGGACGCGCTCGCGGCCGCGAACATCGTCCTCAACGGGAACACCGTCCCCGGCGAGACGCGCTCGCCGTTCGACCCCTCGGGGATCCGCGCGGGCACCGCCGGGCTGACGACCCGCGGCTTCGACGCCGAGGCCATCGAGGAGGTCGGGGAGCTGATCTACCGCGTCGTGGACGACGTCGACAGCGACGACGTCATCTACGAGGTCGGCGAGCGCGTCGTCGAGCTCTGCGAGGCGCACCCGCTGTACGAGTGA
- a CDS encoding DUF5821 family protein, protein MVSNLLEADVEAALEAAFAGDDDELLIVDPSAETIVSLVETAVGRDDLPKLSMLADERTLKDVLDDFVVASRAADLVADDALDLRVLGGEVDNALFVSPSRVVALVTVGEGVAALSTDDGEFVDEVYETHRDAFDEASAYTLRTPAISRVRETLESEIGAEARADFDAVLDAVEANDDDGIELDEVTVSLLVAAKNDVLLYDISKWGEDVGIASKATFSRTKTRLEDLGIVDTEKVPIDVGRPRLRLKLGDERLRGVDAAELAAEAAEMMAATPA, encoded by the coding sequence ATGGTGTCGAATTTGCTAGAGGCCGACGTCGAGGCGGCGCTCGAAGCGGCCTTCGCCGGGGACGACGACGAACTGCTCATCGTGGACCCCTCGGCGGAGACGATCGTATCGCTGGTCGAGACCGCCGTCGGGCGGGACGACCTCCCGAAGCTGTCGATGCTCGCGGACGAACGCACGCTCAAGGACGTGTTAGACGACTTCGTCGTCGCGTCCCGGGCGGCGGACCTCGTCGCCGACGACGCCTTGGACCTCCGGGTGCTCGGCGGCGAGGTCGACAACGCCCTGTTCGTCTCCCCGTCCCGGGTCGTCGCGCTGGTCACGGTCGGGGAGGGCGTCGCCGCGCTCTCGACCGACGACGGCGAGTTCGTCGACGAGGTGTACGAGACCCACCGGGACGCGTTCGACGAGGCGTCGGCGTACACGCTCCGCACGCCGGCGATCAGCCGGGTCCGCGAGACGCTGGAGTCCGAGATCGGCGCCGAGGCCCGGGCCGACTTCGACGCCGTCCTCGACGCGGTCGAGGCGAACGACGACGACGGGATCGAGTTAGACGAGGTGACCGTCTCGCTGCTCGTCGCGGCGAAGAACGACGTGCTCCTCTACGACATCTCGAAGTGGGGCGAAGACGTCGGGATCGCCTCGAAGGCGACGTTCTCCCGGACGAAGACGCGGCTCGAAGACCTCGGGATCGTCGACACCGAGAAGGTCCCGATCGACGTCGGCCGACCGCGGCTCCGCCTGAAGCTCGGCGACGAGCGCCTCCGAGGCGTCGACGCCGCCGAACTGGCGGCCGAGGCCGCCGAGATGATGGCCGCGACGCCGGCCTGA
- a CDS encoding DUF5806 family protein: MSDHTGSAADSADETGDSAADRSPAEDRSSAEGGDGGPDSRPADEPDEETPTAGSDAGDDDRDATGEETGEATEEETGEDVPRDVRKYERFKKMDGARYERVNEFLRDRTYITAREWAIARLCADFRTETGVEMTKIGENLPELVPFMTDTYTPQAVNQARYSFEEKVTKAGATFLYGAMSGFFTAEDLDEMMYEVTEVAKFLLEVEGVDLAVADELEAEDKISEVMRDVRASSADLRGEEVRCPECGHVHEPAEE, encoded by the coding sequence ATGAGCGATCACACCGGTTCGGCGGCCGACTCGGCCGACGAGACCGGCGACTCCGCCGCGGACCGGTCCCCCGCCGAGGACCGGTCGTCCGCCGAGGGCGGCGACGGGGGTCCCGATTCCCGTCCGGCCGACGAACCGGACGAGGAGACACCGACCGCGGGGTCGGACGCGGGCGACGACGACCGGGACGCGACCGGCGAGGAGACTGGCGAGGCGACCGAGGAAGAAACCGGCGAGGATGTGCCGCGCGACGTCCGTAAGTACGAGCGGTTCAAGAAGATGGACGGGGCGCGCTACGAGCGCGTCAACGAGTTCCTCCGCGACCGGACGTACATCACCGCCCGCGAGTGGGCGATCGCGCGGCTCTGCGCCGACTTCCGCACGGAGACCGGCGTCGAGATGACGAAGATAGGCGAGAACCTCCCCGAGTTGGTCCCGTTCATGACCGACACGTACACGCCGCAGGCGGTCAATCAGGCGCGCTACTCCTTCGAGGAGAAGGTGACGAAGGCGGGCGCGACGTTCCTCTACGGGGCGATGTCCGGCTTCTTCACCGCCGAGGACTTAGACGAGATGATGTACGAGGTGACGGAGGTGGCGAAGTTCCTCCTCGAAGTCGAGGGCGTCGACCTCGCGGTCGCGGACGAACTGGAGGCGGAAGACAAGATCAGCGAGGTGATGCGCGACGTGCGCGCCTCCTCGGCCGACCTCCGCGGCGAGGAGGTGCGCTGCCCCGAGTGCGGTCACGTCCACGAGCCGGCAGAGGAGTGA
- a CDS encoding DUF106 domain-containing protein encodes MSKVERRVRSLVREDGEMRDAIQIVLDNASGGEVRWVDVRDEITSGQWGRLIEKEILVDGEEGFALADRDEVEAGLEDDSDGSDVETPETTSWSKWDKLAGLATVGAFVGYAVGPVRDAIAGAIDVVLGPLLNVVPFYVVIMVIALGTGLYSTLLRAGLMDMEKMSAYQDRMKDIQERRKEAEERDDDEALDEIQEEQMEAMGDQLGMFKEQFRPMVWIMFLTIPAFLWMFWVIGYRGSDAAYPAVAAQELVVPLAGSVTWDTGIVGPIQMWILWYFLCSMAFTQLVQKSLNIEMSPSSS; translated from the coding sequence ATGAGCAAAGTCGAACGGCGAGTCCGCTCGCTGGTCCGCGAGGACGGCGAGATGCGGGACGCCATCCAAATCGTCCTCGACAACGCCAGCGGCGGCGAGGTCCGTTGGGTCGACGTCCGCGACGAGATCACGAGCGGGCAGTGGGGCCGGCTCATCGAGAAGGAGATCCTCGTCGACGGCGAGGAGGGGTTCGCGCTGGCCGACCGCGACGAGGTCGAGGCCGGTCTGGAGGACGACTCGGACGGTAGCGACGTAGAGACGCCCGAGACGACCAGCTGGTCGAAGTGGGACAAGCTGGCCGGGCTGGCGACCGTCGGCGCGTTCGTCGGCTACGCGGTCGGCCCGGTCCGCGACGCGATCGCCGGCGCCATCGACGTGGTCCTCGGGCCCCTCCTGAACGTCGTCCCCTTCTACGTCGTGATCATGGTCATCGCGCTCGGCACGGGGCTGTACTCGACGCTGCTGCGCGCCGGGCTGATGGACATGGAGAAGATGAGCGCGTACCAAGACCGGATGAAAGACATCCAAGAGCGCCGGAAGGAGGCCGAGGAGCGCGACGACGACGAGGCGCTCGACGAGATCCAAGAAGAGCAGATGGAGGCGATGGGCGACCAGCTCGGCATGTTCAAAGAGCAGTTCCGCCCGATGGTGTGGATCATGTTCCTCACCATCCCCGCGTTCCTCTGGATGTTCTGGGTGATCGGCTACCGCGGGTCGGACGCCGCGTACCCTGCCGTCGCGGCCCAGGAGCTCGTCGTCCCGCTCGCCGGCAGCGTCACCTGGGACACGGGGATCGTCGGCCCGATCCAGATGTGGATCCTCTGGTACTTCCTCTGCTCGATGGCGTTCACCCAGCTGGTCCAGAAGAGCCTCAACATCGAGATGTCGCCGTCCTCCTCGTAA
- a CDS encoding universal stress protein translates to MKVLCGIGGSDDSFRALDRTVDRAAVADDDLTIAVVDNEDSSVSPDEVVERAREAVDEAGIDADVRRVGGDPGSRLVELAETEGFEEIVLGGGHTSPMGKITIGSIAEFVLLNAKTSVTLVR, encoded by the coding sequence ATGAAGGTGCTCTGCGGGATCGGCGGCAGCGACGACTCGTTCCGCGCGCTCGACCGGACGGTCGACCGGGCGGCGGTCGCGGACGACGACCTGACGATCGCCGTGGTGGACAACGAGGACTCCTCGGTGTCGCCCGACGAGGTCGTTGAGCGCGCCCGAGAGGCGGTCGACGAGGCCGGGATCGACGCCGACGTCAGGCGCGTCGGGGGCGACCCCGGGAGCCGGCTCGTGGAGCTGGCCGAGACGGAGGGGTTCGAGGAGATCGTCCTCGGCGGCGGCCACACGAGTCCGATGGGCAAGATCACGATCGGGTCGATCGCGGAGTTCGTCCTGTTGAACGCCAAGACGTCGGTCACGCTGGTCAGATGA
- a CDS encoding metallophosphoesterase, with protein sequence MRIGIVSDTHDDLAAVEAAVSLFEREGVDAVVHCGDFVAPFSVTPFDADFAFHAVRGNNDGEWAVESTVEAFGEYHGEAAALSFDGASEADGVDVAVTHGTSELLVGALVDCGDYDYVLHGHTHAHGAEARDGTVRVNPGGLPIPVEGADDMFRVATLETAKSGADAVTHHVLDE encoded by the coding sequence ATGCGCATCGGCATCGTCTCCGACACGCACGACGACCTGGCCGCCGTCGAGGCGGCCGTCTCGCTGTTCGAGCGCGAGGGGGTCGACGCGGTCGTCCACTGCGGCGACTTCGTCGCGCCGTTCTCCGTGACGCCGTTCGACGCGGACTTCGCGTTCCATGCGGTCCGCGGGAACAACGACGGCGAGTGGGCGGTCGAGTCGACGGTCGAGGCGTTCGGCGAGTACCACGGCGAAGCCGCCGCGCTCTCGTTCGACGGTGCGAGCGAAGCCGACGGCGTCGACGTCGCGGTCACCCACGGAACGAGCGAACTCCTCGTCGGCGCGCTCGTCGACTGCGGCGACTACGACTACGTGCTCCACGGTCACACCCACGCCCACGGCGCCGAGGCGCGCGACGGGACCGTCCGCGTGAACCCGGGCGGGCTCCCGATCCCGGTCGAGGGCGCGGACGATATGTTCCGAGTCGCGACGCTGGAGACGGCGAAGTCTGGGGCGGACGCGGTGACGCACCACGTCCTCGACGAATAA
- a CDS encoding GAF domain-containing protein: MDRFPEALDATPDPTLVVDGDGVVRAGTPSVKAAFGLDPGDLSGRSIGDVFEDPTESEWDESRSIAAFETDCDGESAVPGGDGGDDGSPHDVSALIGAVRGDEARSLADGFELVVRRGDGVPVPVRVSVGPFDLDGDPHAVVTAVDVSNERTRRLALQRRTETLESLHEATRELLKTTDREAAAEAAVSYVDDVLGHSLAAIWLYDERREALEPVVWTDTADAVVGDHPTFAADGRSITWEVFESGEPTYVADVDADPDRYSDDATIRSELVVPLGRYGVLNVGATVPGAFDDSDLAVARVWAATVTLVLVRIERERQLRRREAEVARERDRLEEFASLVSHDLRSPLNVAAGNLELASERLAEESVDVGELDAVERSLDRMDALIEDLLALARQGAGIDETEPVPLADLVAACWETADTESATLAVETDAVVAADRSRLRQALENLFVNAVTHAGPAVTVSVGALPDGDGFYVADDGPGIDSADRGTVFEAGVTSDPEGTGFGLKIVAEVAEAHGWTVEVTESEPSGARFEFRGVDVEPNGAGGE; this comes from the coding sequence ATGGACCGCTTCCCGGAGGCGCTCGACGCGACGCCGGACCCGACGCTCGTCGTCGACGGCGACGGCGTCGTCCGCGCCGGGACGCCGAGCGTCAAGGCGGCGTTCGGACTCGACCCGGGCGACCTCTCCGGCCGGTCGATCGGCGACGTGTTCGAGGACCCGACCGAGTCGGAGTGGGACGAGTCCCGCTCGATCGCGGCCTTCGAAACCGACTGCGACGGTGAGTCCGCCGTCCCCGGCGGCGACGGGGGCGACGACGGTTCCCCGCACGACGTGAGCGCGCTGATCGGCGCGGTTCGCGGGGACGAGGCGCGGTCGCTCGCGGACGGGTTCGAACTCGTCGTGCGCCGCGGCGACGGCGTCCCGGTCCCGGTCCGCGTCAGCGTCGGGCCCTTCGACCTCGACGGCGACCCGCACGCGGTCGTGACGGCGGTAGACGTCTCCAACGAGCGGACGCGGCGGCTGGCGCTCCAGCGCCGCACGGAGACGCTCGAATCGCTCCACGAGGCGACCCGGGAGCTGCTGAAGACGACCGACAGGGAGGCGGCGGCCGAGGCGGCGGTGTCGTACGTCGACGACGTGCTGGGCCACTCCCTCGCCGCGATCTGGCTGTACGACGAGCGGCGGGAGGCCCTCGAACCCGTCGTCTGGACCGACACCGCCGACGCGGTCGTCGGCGACCACCCGACGTTCGCGGCCGACGGGCGGAGCATCACCTGGGAGGTCTTCGAGAGCGGCGAGCCGACGTACGTGGCGGACGTCGACGCCGACCCCGACCGCTACAGCGACGACGCCACGATCCGCAGCGAACTCGTCGTGCCGCTGGGGCGGTACGGGGTGTTGAACGTCGGCGCCACCGTCCCCGGCGCCTTCGACGACTCCGATCTCGCGGTGGCGCGCGTCTGGGCGGCGACGGTGACGCTGGTGCTGGTCCGCATCGAGCGTGAGCGACAGCTCCGGCGCCGGGAGGCCGAAGTGGCACGCGAGCGCGACCGGCTGGAGGAGTTCGCCAGCCTCGTCTCGCACGACCTTCGGAGCCCCCTCAACGTCGCCGCCGGCAACCTCGAACTCGCCAGCGAGCGGCTCGCGGAGGAGTCGGTCGACGTCGGGGAACTGGACGCCGTCGAGCGCTCGCTGGACCGGATGGACGCGCTCATCGAGGACCTGCTCGCGCTGGCCCGTCAGGGCGCCGGCATCGACGAGACGGAGCCGGTCCCGCTGGCCGACCTCGTCGCGGCGTGCTGGGAGACCGCCGACACCGAGTCCGCGACGCTCGCGGTCGAGACGGACGCGGTCGTCGCCGCCGACCGGAGCCGCCTGCGGCAGGCGCTGGAGAACCTCTTCGTCAACGCGGTCACCCACGCGGGACCGGCGGTGACCGTCTCGGTCGGCGCGCTGCCCGACGGCGACGGGTTCTACGTCGCTGACGACGGTCCCGGGATCGACTCCGCCGACCGGGGGACGGTGTTCGAGGCCGGCGTGACGTCGGACCCCGAGGGTACCGGCTTCGGGCTGAAGATCGTCGCGGAGGTCGCCGAGGCGCACGGGTGGACGGTCGAGGTCACCGAGAGCGAGCCCAGCGGCGCCCGGTTCGAGTTCCGCGGCGTCGACGTCGAACCGAACGGCGCGGGCGGCGAGTAG
- a CDS encoding DUF3054 domain-containing protein, with product MDAPPSLAARLDRGAAPLAVGDLIALILLLTVGTLNHTTVEFLTAHPLYLPGVYAPFLIAWVAVAPLVGAYSAGAAETAKSSVPLVIRSWIPAAVVGLALRAFVFRGGADLAFAAVMLVLGSVALGGWRALYFRLR from the coding sequence ATGGACGCTCCGCCGTCTCTCGCCGCCCGCCTCGACCGCGGCGCCGCGCCGCTCGCCGTCGGGGACCTGATCGCGTTGATCCTCCTTTTGACCGTCGGCACGCTCAACCACACCACCGTCGAGTTCCTGACCGCGCACCCGCTGTACCTGCCGGGAGTGTACGCGCCCTTCCTGATCGCTTGGGTCGCGGTCGCCCCGCTCGTCGGCGCCTACTCCGCGGGCGCGGCCGAGACGGCGAAGTCGTCGGTCCCGCTGGTGATCCGGTCGTGGATCCCAGCGGCGGTCGTCGGGCTCGCGCTCCGCGCGTTCGTCTTCCGCGGCGGCGCCGACCTCGCCTTCGCGGCCGTCATGCTCGTCTTGGGATCGGTCGCGCTCGGCGGCTGGCGGGCCCTCTACTTCCGGCTCCGGTAG
- a CDS encoding aldehyde ferredoxin oxidoreductase C-terminal domain-containing protein → MRHAQGPLLTIDLTERTASTTPIDDRLASFVGGRGLNTSLAYDRIPFDADPLGPENRLYLSTGPMQYSTTSYTGRMAATGLSPLTNGLLSSNAGGFLSRNFTGAGYAAVELVGASDDLLAVHVREVGPDGEPDVTFEEVPDLAEAEVSAVSDRFAETRDLGPEHVACIGPAGENAVRFASVMTSDTRAFGRGGLGAVLGSKGVKALTFDGEADAGIEIDPDWPDEAGAVHREAATSDSIMKRQGTTSVTELANEVDALPSYYFAETSFEGVEGISGDRVEEKKYEKGTCSACAFACKLPTRDEERGIETEGPEFETVMAFGSNAGVDDVVDVMAANELCDELGMDTISCGDVVSMFLQSEDEFGNAGLVRSLVEQIAYREGVGDKLAEGVHRASEEFGAEDWTVKGLAFAGHDGRALNGQGLAFATSNRGADHMYGEFYPYEYPLVDPDDALDPEGLEGKPPKLVAKENRNAALDSAVVCKFSRGTVTDDRLAALLDADYDAVQALGARVVELERAFNNARGFDRGDDTLPYADAIEGFDAALSEYYALRGWNDDGTVPGHGDGLDAASAAPADD, encoded by the coding sequence ATGAGACACGCACAGGGGCCGCTCCTCACGATCGACCTGACAGAGCGGACCGCGTCGACGACGCCGATCGACGACCGGCTCGCGTCGTTCGTCGGCGGTCGCGGGCTCAACACGTCGCTCGCGTACGACCGGATCCCGTTCGACGCCGACCCGCTCGGGCCGGAGAACCGGCTGTACCTCTCGACGGGGCCGATGCAGTACTCGACGACCTCCTACACCGGCCGGATGGCCGCGACGGGGCTCTCGCCGCTCACGAACGGCCTGCTGTCGTCGAACGCGGGCGGGTTCCTCTCGCGGAACTTCACCGGCGCGGGGTACGCCGCGGTCGAACTCGTCGGCGCGAGCGACGACCTGCTCGCGGTCCACGTCCGCGAGGTCGGGCCGGACGGCGAGCCGGACGTGACCTTCGAGGAGGTCCCCGATCTGGCGGAGGCCGAGGTGTCGGCCGTCTCCGACCGGTTCGCGGAGACGCGCGACCTCGGCCCGGAACACGTCGCCTGTATCGGTCCCGCGGGCGAGAACGCGGTGCGGTTCGCGTCGGTCATGACCTCGGACACGCGGGCGTTCGGGCGCGGCGGGCTGGGCGCGGTCCTCGGGTCGAAGGGCGTGAAGGCGCTCACGTTCGACGGGGAGGCGGACGCCGGAATCGAGATCGATCCCGACTGGCCCGACGAGGCGGGGGCGGTCCACCGCGAGGCGGCTACCTCCGACTCGATCATGAAACGGCAGGGGACGACGAGCGTGACGGAGCTGGCCAACGAGGTGGACGCGCTCCCGTCGTACTACTTCGCGGAGACCTCCTTCGAGGGCGTCGAGGGCATCTCCGGCGACCGCGTCGAGGAGAAGAAGTACGAGAAGGGGACCTGCTCGGCCTGCGCGTTCGCGTGTAAGCTCCCCACGCGCGACGAGGAGCGGGGGATCGAGACGGAGGGACCGGAGTTCGAGACGGTGATGGCGTTCGGCTCGAACGCGGGCGTCGACGACGTGGTCGACGTGATGGCCGCCAACGAGCTGTGCGACGAGCTGGGGATGGACACCATCTCCTGCGGGGACGTCGTCTCGATGTTCCTGCAGAGCGAAGACGAGTTCGGGAACGCGGGGCTGGTCCGGTCGCTCGTCGAGCAGATCGCCTACCGCGAGGGGGTGGGGGACAAGCTCGCGGAGGGCGTCCACCGCGCCAGCGAGGAGTTCGGCGCCGAGGACTGGACGGTGAAGGGACTGGCCTTCGCCGGCCACGACGGCCGCGCGCTCAACGGCCAGGGGCTCGCGTTCGCGACCTCGAACCGCGGCGCCGACCACATGTACGGGGAGTTCTACCCCTACGAGTACCCCCTCGTCGACCCCGACGACGCGCTCGACCCCGAGGGGCTGGAGGGGAAGCCGCCGAAGCTCGTCGCGAAGGAGAACCGCAACGCGGCCCTCGACTCGGCGGTCGTCTGTAAGTTCTCGCGGGGCACCGTCACGGACGACCGGCTCGCGGCGCTGCTCGACGCCGACTACGACGCCGTTCAGGCGCTGGGCGCCCGGGTCGTCGAACTGGAGCGCGCGTTCAACAACGCCCGCGGCTTCGACCGCGGGGACGACACCCTCCCGTACGCGGACGCGATCGAGGGGTTCGACGCGGCGCTCTCGGAGTACTACGCGCTCCGCGGTTGGAACGACGACGGCACCGTCCCGGGCCACGGCGACGGACTCGACGCGGCGAGCGCGGCGCCCGCCGACGACTGA
- a CDS encoding adenylate kinase, with amino-acid sequence MSHRILLLGAPGAGKGTQSAKLADEYGVEHVTTGDALRANKEMETEYGTPKSFMDAGELVPDPVVNEIVEAALDDADGFVLDGYPRNLDQAEYLSEITDLDAVILLDVDEEVLVDRLTGRRVCDDCGANFHVDFQPPEEAGVCDECGGELIQREDDTEETARERLEVFYENTEPVVDHFRDEGVLVEVDGEAAPDEVFDRIGGVVEN; translated from the coding sequence ATGAGCCATCGAATTCTGCTGTTGGGGGCGCCCGGCGCGGGGAAGGGGACACAGAGCGCGAAGCTGGCCGACGAGTACGGCGTCGAGCACGTCACGACCGGCGACGCGCTCCGCGCGAACAAGGAGATGGAGACGGAGTACGGCACGCCGAAGTCGTTCATGGACGCGGGCGAACTGGTGCCCGACCCCGTCGTCAACGAGATCGTCGAGGCCGCGCTCGACGACGCCGACGGGTTCGTGCTCGACGGCTACCCGCGCAACCTCGACCAGGCCGAGTACCTCTCGGAGATTACGGATCTCGACGCCGTGATCCTCCTGGACGTCGACGAGGAGGTGCTCGTCGACCGCCTCACCGGCCGCCGCGTCTGTGACGACTGCGGCGCGAACTTCCACGTCGACTTCCAGCCGCCCGAGGAGGCGGGCGTCTGCGACGAGTGCGGCGGCGAACTGATCCAGCGCGAGGACGACACCGAGGAGACCGCCCGCGAGCGCCTCGAAGTGTTCTACGAGAACACCGAGCCCGTGGTCGACCACTTCCGCGACGAGGGCGTCCTCGTCGAGGTCGACGGCGAGGCGGCCCCGGACGAGGTCTTCGACCGGATCGGCGGCGTCGTCGAGAACTGA